The Lacticaseibacillus rhamnosus DNA window TTCCTTATCCAGGCTCACCACCTGCAAGACCCGTAAAACGGCTTCATCGCTGTAATCCTGATACAAGGTGACATTATCCCGCAACGTACCACTAAACAGCCAAACGCTCTGTGAAACCAACACAAAGTCACCGGCATGCAGCGGCTTATTGTTAAATAAAACCGTTCCCTGCGCAGTGAGCTGACCAGTGATGGCTTTTAAAAGCGTTGATTTCCCCACTCCAGAAGGCCCGGTTACCAGAATCTTAGCATCCGGTTTAAGGTTCAAATTGACCGCGTCCAAAATTAAGTGCTGATCACGGACAACGGTGAGATTTTTGATTGTTAAATGGCCTTTAACGCTTTCAGGTTCAGCTAGCGTTACTGGTTTTTCATCTGCAATCGGTGCGGCAAATGCTTTAACGACCGGCAACTCGCGTAGTTGGCTCGTCCCGACAATCTGGCTTTGATACCCGCTCAGCCGACGAACGCCCCCTATCACTGAGTCAGCTGTCATTGTCAGCGTTACAATGACACTCGTGGTGACACCAAACCATCCCTGCGCCATAAACCAAAGTCCAATGAACATCGGAAATAAAAATGATGCAATCGCAAACATCCAGGAAATAAACTGCATTGAATATTGAAAGTCATTCAACCGCTCGTAATCTTGTTCTTCTTTGGTCAGATGCTGACGAAAACGAGCGAAAAACGCTGGCCATGCTTTAAAGTTCAAAATATCCGTTCGTCCTTGAAATAGATCTTTCATATTCAGGACCAACGCCGCATTTGCAGCCGACCACTTTTCTGAATTTTTAGCTAACCGGTTGCGACCAAAGTGACTCGGTAGCAGCG harbors:
- a CDS encoding ATP-binding cassette domain-containing protein, whose product is MADHHAQRIGVRWVIKQLPFPLMVVLVIVGIVSTFEPILNGWVFGQLVKIDFHNMGTVGRYVLMATGAYFVTYVSLYLYLRIKQRVVRILNQALKTVYFTTSMAEAGTKVTEVSDTINQVTNVGKQIEQNYFVALMDMVQEIIGVIVVVIFIVKINAILSLIYVLISALSLLPSHFGRNRLAKNSEKWSAANAALVLNMKDLFQGRTDILNFKAWPAFFARFRQHLTKEEQDYERLNDFQYSMQFISWMFAIASFLFPMFIGLWFMAQGWFGVTTSVIVTLTMTADSVIGGVRRLSGYQSQIVGTSQLRELPVVKAFAAPIADEKPVTLAEPESVKGHLTIKNLTVVRDQHLILDAVNLNLKPDAKILVTGPSGVGKSTLLKAITGQLTAQGTVLFNNKPLHAGDFVLVSQSVWLFSGTLRDNVTLYQDYSDEAVLRVLQVVSLDKELGTGILDFEIVDNGSNLSGGQAQRIGIARGLLRQSPVFLLDEISASLDQANADKIHKLIYALPVTVIEVAHHYNAELAQAFGVETYELVDHTLQLKK